In Longimicrobium terrae, the genomic window TGCTGCTGTGGAACTCGCTGCGCGACGTGACCCTGTGGGCCGCCACGCCCGAGGAGCGCCGCGACGGACTGTTCGTCACCCAGGCGGCGCACAAGCGACTGGGCTCGCTCGCCACCTCGTCGGTGGATCCTTCCATCGAGGTGAGCCTCACCACCCTGGCGGCCGTGGTCGGCAGCCCCGGTTCGGCCGCGCCCGACATCGTGAGCCTGGTGTGCCTGGAGGTGTCGCGCTGGGCGCAGGAGCGGGGCGCGTTCGGCACCGCGCTGGCGTTTGCGCAGGCCGGGGCGCTCGCCTCGCCCGAGGACGCCGGGCCCGCGGGGATCGTGGGCGGGCTGGCGCTGCGGTGGGGGCGCCTGGCCCGTGCCGAAACCTGGCTGCGGCGCGCCATCGGGCTGGCGCGCCGGGGCAAGGACTGGCCCAGCTACGCGCAGGCGTACGTGGACCTGGGCACGCTGTACGCGCGGCGCGACGTTCCGGGCACGGCGCGGCGCTACTTCACCCAGGCCATGCGCGCGGGCCGACGGCACGGGCTTCTGGCCATCCGGGGCAGCGCACTGCACGGCCTTTTCCTGCTGTCGATGGATGCGCGGCAGCTGGACGACGCCGAGCGGTACGCCAAGGCGGCCATGCGCGCCTACGGCCGGGGGCACCCGCGCCTTCCCGACCTGCTCCACGACATCGCGTACCTGT contains:
- a CDS encoding tetratricopeptide repeat protein, which gives rise to MPALPARNTPSRARGRRRNATRRWCIPPAILREPDETLEASQILEEFRGDLGLLLWNSLRDVTLWAATPEERRDGLFVTQAAHKRLGSLATSSVDPSIEVSLTTLAAVVGSPGSAAPDIVSLVCLEVSRWAQERGAFGTALAFAQAGALASPEDAGPAGIVGGLALRWGRLARAETWLRRAIGLARRGKDWPSYAQAYVDLGTLYARRDVPGTARRYFTQAMRAGRRHGLLAIRGSALHGLFLLSMDARQLDDAERYAKAAMRAYGRGHPRLPDLLHDIAYLWISRESFGRAIPILQKLLVGRTEPAERMITLALMARAAAGTGEHRLYEEAWSGAWSLVQRPEGGGDTTRTLLELARAAARVRDWMRVEQATRAQSGASMSRAGNRRAEEDLAELAALARQPYSA